A genomic window from Lotus japonicus ecotype B-129 chromosome 1, LjGifu_v1.2 includes:
- the LOC130734260 gene encoding sulfate transporter 1.3, translated as MSSMGHPGDENLETKEMDARSLSSSHGQEPYVHKVGIPPRQNLFKEFQSTVKETFFSDDPLRSFKDQSKSRKCILGIEAIFPILSWGRTYTLKKFRGDLIAGLTIASLCIPQDIGYAKLANLAPQYGLYSSLVPPLIYSLMGSSRDIAIGPVAVVSLLLGTLLQNEIDPVANPEDYRRLAFTATFFAGITQAILGVCRLGFLIDFLSHAAIVGFMGGAAITIALQQLKGFLGIQKFTKKTDIISVMNSVFSTAHHGWNWQTIVIGATFLAFLLLAKYIGKKKQKFFWVPAIAPLISVVLSTFFVYITHADKHGVAIVKHIEKGLNPSSVKEIFWSGVYLGKGVRIGIVAGMIALTEATAIGRTFASMKDYQLDGNKEMVALGAMNVVGSMTSCYVATGSFSRSAVNYMSGCQTAVSNIVMSFVVFLTLLFITPLFKYTPNAILASIIISAVINLVDYKAAILIWKVDKFDFVACVGAFFGVVFASVEIGLLIAVSISFAKILLQVTRPRTAILGKIPRTTVYRNIQQYPEATSVPGVLIIRVDSAIYFSNSNYVRERILRWLMDEEEHVKGDYQTRIQFLIVEMSPVTDIDTSGIHALEELFRSLQKREVQLVLANPGPLVIGKLHTSNFANLLGEDKIFLTVAEAVAYCSPKLAEDP; from the exons ATGTCCTCAATGGGACATCCAGGTGATGAGAATCTTGAAACAAAAGAGATGGACGCGAGAAGTTTGTCATCTTCACATGGCCAGGAACCGTACGTGCACAAGGTTGGAATTCCTCCAAGACAAAACCTCTTCAAGGAATTCCAATCCACTGTGAAAGAAACATTCTTCTCAGACGATCCTCTACGGTCCTTCAAGGATCAGTCGAAGTCGCGGAAGTGTATCCTCGGCATTGAAGCCATATTCCCTATACTTAGTTGGGGGAGAACTTACACCCTCAAAAAATTTAGAGGGGATCTCATTGCTGGTCTAACTATTGCAAGTCTCTGCATTCCTCAG GATATTGGATATGCAAAGCTTGCGAATTTGGCTCCACAGTACGGATTGT ATTCCAGCCTTGTTCCACCACTGATTTACTCTCTCATGGGTAGTTCTCGTGACATTGCAATAGGACCGGTGGCAGTGGTTTCTCTCTTGTTGGGGACTTTACTTCAGAATGAGATTGATCCCGTTGCGAATCCAGAAGACTATAGACGACTCGCTTTTACTGCCACATTTTTTGCTGGAATCACTCAAGCAATACTTGGGGTTTGTAG GTTAGGATTTTTGATTGATTTCCTATCTCATGCTGCAATTGTCGGTTTTATGGGGGGAGCTGCCATCACCATTGCACTTCAACAGCTTAAAGGTTTCCTTGGGATTCAAAAGTTCACAAAGAAAACTGATATCATCTCTGTGATGAATTCAGTATTCTCAACAGCCCATCATGGA TGGAACTGGCAAACTATAGTAATTGGAGCCACCTTTCTGGCTTTTCTTCTGTTGGCCAAGTATATT ggaaagaagaagcagaaattCTTCTGGGTGCCAGCTATTGCCCCATTGATATCTGTCGTACTCTCCACATTTTTTGTATACATAACTCATGCGGACAAGCACGGTGTTGCGATT GTAAAACACATAGAGAAAGGGCTCAACCCTTCATCAGTGAAGGAAATTTTTTGGAGCGGTGTTTACCTCGGGAAAGGTGTTAGAATTGGCATCGTGGCTGGCATGATCGCATTGACT GAAGCCACAGCAATTGGAAGAACGTTTGCTTCTATGAAGGACTATCAACTGGATGGAAACAAAGAAATGGTTGCGTTAGGAGCTATGAATGTTGTTGGTTCAATGACTTCTTGTTATGTAGCGACCG GTTCTTTCTCTCGATCAGCTGTGAATTACATGTCCGGCTGCCAAACTGCAGTGTCTAATATTGTCATGTCCTTTGTTGTGTTCTTAACCCTGCTATTCATCACACCTCTTTTCAAATACACTCCAAATGCCATTCTTGCTTCAATTATCATTTCTGCTGTCATAAACCTTGTGGACTACAAGGCAGCAATTTTGATATGGAAGGTCGATAAATTTGACTTCGTCGCTTGCGTGGGAGCATTTTTCGGGGTTGTTTTCGCCTCGGTTGAGATAGGGCTTCTGATTGCT GTCTCTATATCCTTCGCAAAGATCCTATTACAGGTAACAAGGCCGCGAACTGCTATTCTGGGGAAGATTCCTAGGACAACTGTATATAGAAACATCCAACAATACCCAGAGGCCACGAGCGTTCCTGGTGTACTAATTATAAGGGTTGATTCTGCAATATATTTTTCCAACTCAAATTATGTTAGAGAAAG GATATTAAGATGGCTGATGGATGAGGAAGAGCATGTGAAAGGAGATTACCAAACAAGAATCCAATTTTTAATTGTTGAGATGTCAC CCGTTACGGATATAGACACCAGTGGCATTCATGCCCTGGAAGAGTTATTCAGAAGTCTTCAGAAGAGAGAGGTTCAG CTCGTTCTGGCAAATCCTGGACCACTAGTGATAGGCAAGCTCCACACATCAAACTTTGCAAACTTGCTTGGTGAGGACAAGATCTTCCTCACTGTTGCAGAGGCTGTTGCATACTGTTCTCCAAAGCTTGCTGAGGACCCTTGA